From one Actinomyces sp. Marseille-P3109 genomic stretch:
- a CDS encoding glycosyltransferase family 2 protein, whose product MHLTIAMLTYRRNEYLAQVIPQLLSQADDVSGPETTAGVLIVDNDPQAGARAVVEAARAALTGEPSEPSGPSGEADPADSAATSRLVYVHEPEPGIVAGRNRALSEARGSDALIFIDDDEIPSPGWLQALVSTWRAQGCAAVTGPTPPTFEVAPSPWVTASGAFDSWEAADGAQVRSADTGNLLLDLGVVERLGLRFDPRYGLTGGEDSLFTRQLTRAGGVIRFAAGAVVTKRVPAARARRAWVLERSLRSGSSWARVRIDTVGHAGDGASGRLARLRLRLGYGAKGLAKAGIDAARAGVARIRGDVPAQARYEVSSRGGLGMVVGALGGHVREYGRPRSRRSAAQAGRRNA is encoded by the coding sequence GTGCACCTGACCATCGCGATGCTCACCTACCGCCGCAACGAGTACCTGGCGCAGGTCATCCCCCAGCTGCTGTCGCAGGCCGACGACGTCTCCGGGCCGGAGACAACGGCGGGCGTCCTCATCGTGGACAACGATCCGCAGGCCGGTGCGCGGGCCGTCGTCGAGGCGGCCAGGGCGGCCCTGACCGGCGAGCCGTCGGAGCCGTCGGGGCCGTCCGGGGAAGCTGATCCGGCTGATTCGGCTGCGACATCGAGGCTGGTCTACGTCCATGAGCCCGAGCCGGGGATCGTCGCCGGACGCAACCGCGCCCTGAGCGAGGCCCGTGGCTCCGACGCCCTCATCTTCATCGACGATGACGAGATCCCCTCGCCGGGCTGGCTCCAGGCCCTCGTGAGTACCTGGCGCGCCCAGGGCTGCGCCGCGGTCACCGGCCCCACGCCACCGACCTTCGAGGTCGCCCCCTCCCCGTGGGTCACCGCCTCAGGCGCCTTCGACTCCTGGGAGGCCGCCGACGGCGCCCAGGTGCGCAGCGCCGACACCGGCAACCTGCTCCTGGACCTGGGCGTCGTCGAGCGCCTGGGACTGCGCTTCGACCCGCGCTATGGGCTCACCGGCGGAGAGGACTCCCTCTTCACCCGTCAGCTCACCCGCGCCGGAGGTGTCATCCGCTTCGCGGCCGGGGCGGTCGTCACCAAGCGCGTGCCCGCAGCCCGCGCCAGGCGCGCCTGGGTGCTGGAGCGCTCCCTGCGCTCGGGCTCGTCCTGGGCCCGGGTGCGTATCGACACGGTCGGGCACGCCGGCGATGGTGCGTCCGGGAGGCTCGCGCGTCTCAGGCTGCGCCTGGGCTACGGCGCCAAGGGACTGGCCAAGGCCGGTATCGACGCGGCACGTGCCGGCGTGGCCCGCATCCGCGGCGATGTGCCCGCGCAGGCCCGCTACGAGGTCTCCTCACGCGGGGGACTGGGCATGGTCGTGGGCGCGCTGGGCGGGCACGTGCGCGAGTACGGCCGCCCGCGCAGCCGGCGGAGTGCGGCGCAGGCGGGAAGGAGGAACGCATGA
- a CDS encoding glycosyltransferase family 2 protein, producing MTATPEPAQRTDAAETTETASSEAAGRLSGRELLSRTAVVVVSYDSAALLERTLARVAEDSPEARIVVVDNYSTPEAREELVALASARGWEAVLPETNTGFGGGMNLGAARARELGADLLVLLNPDAVIARSDLIRLAARAHADRLALVAPVLKDSTGRIVSDGIVVCLADGSMRSRRSPRPIPPGGTHPWLSGACLALSTDLFEVTGGFDARYFLYWEDVDFSARVLAAGGSLDLARDAVAVHDEGGTHSESQPQDSGQEGSEDRSKSDIYYYYNVRNRLLYAGLRLDRATQRRWVATAGRAAREIVLRGGKRQLLRTRRPLVTAAQATRDGLRLLQAARRDELPDVDEPLIRG from the coding sequence ATGACCGCCACCCCTGAGCCCGCCCAGCGCACTGACGCCGCTGAGACCACCGAGACGGCCTCGTCCGAGGCCGCCGGCAGGCTCTCCGGCCGTGAGCTGCTCTCCCGCACGGCGGTCGTCGTCGTCAGCTACGACTCGGCGGCGCTGCTGGAGCGCACGCTGGCGCGCGTGGCCGAGGACTCCCCCGAGGCCCGCATCGTCGTCGTCGACAACTACTCCACCCCCGAGGCCCGCGAGGAGCTGGTGGCGCTGGCCTCCGCGCGCGGCTGGGAGGCGGTCCTGCCGGAGACGAATACGGGCTTCGGCGGCGGCATGAACCTGGGGGCGGCACGTGCCCGAGAGCTCGGCGCCGACCTGCTCGTCCTGCTCAACCCCGACGCCGTCATCGCCCGGTCCGACCTCATTCGGCTGGCGGCCCGGGCGCACGCGGACCGGCTGGCCCTGGTGGCACCGGTGCTCAAGGACTCCACCGGCCGCATCGTCTCCGACGGGATCGTCGTGTGCCTGGCCGACGGCTCGATGCGCTCACGCCGCTCACCGCGGCCGATTCCCCCGGGCGGCACTCATCCGTGGCTCTCGGGGGCCTGCCTGGCCCTGTCGACGGATCTGTTCGAGGTCACGGGCGGCTTCGATGCGCGCTACTTCCTGTACTGGGAGGACGTGGACTTCTCGGCCCGGGTGCTGGCGGCCGGCGGCAGCCTGGACCTGGCGCGCGACGCCGTCGCCGTCCACGACGAGGGCGGTACCCACTCAGAGTCGCAGCCCCAGGACTCGGGGCAGGAGGGTTCGGAGGACCGCTCCAAGTCGGACATCTACTACTACTACAACGTGCGCAACCGGCTGCTGTACGCGGGCCTGCGCCTGGATCGGGCCACGCAGCGCCGGTGGGTCGCCACGGCCGGCCGGGCCGCCCGCGAGATCGTCCTGCGCGGCGGCAAGCGCCAGCTGCTGCGCACCCGCCGCCCACTCGTCACGGCGGCGCAAGCCACCCGTGACGGCCTGAGACTGCTCCAGGCCGCACGTCGGGACGAGCTTCCCGACGTCGACGAGCCCCTCATCCGCGGCTGA
- a CDS encoding diaminopimelate dehydrogenase encodes MIRVAINGYGNLGRGAEQAITKNADMELVVVFTRRDPAAVATQGAPVAHVDDMPAWADKVDVCLNCGGSATDLIEQTPAAAALFNTVDSFDTHARIPEHFAAVDAAARASGHVALISTGWDPGLFSMLRVLGEAVLPDGATTTFWGPGVSQGHSDALRRIDGVVDAKQYTRPVEATVAAVKAGDDVELTTRSMHTRDCYVVAEDGADLARIQREIVEMPNYFADYDTTVTFVTAEELATEHAGIPHGGSVIRRGHTSDGVAETMSFELQLGSNPEFTGSVVAAMGRAVARLAARGESGARTVFDVTLADLSAKTPEDLRAHYL; translated from the coding sequence ATGATCAGGGTAGCGATCAACGGCTACGGCAACCTCGGCCGCGGCGCCGAGCAGGCCATCACCAAGAACGCGGACATGGAGCTCGTCGTCGTCTTCACCCGGCGCGACCCGGCCGCAGTCGCCACTCAGGGGGCTCCCGTCGCCCATGTGGACGACATGCCCGCCTGGGCCGACAAGGTGGATGTCTGCCTGAACTGCGGAGGCTCGGCCACCGACCTGATCGAGCAGACCCCGGCCGCCGCCGCCCTGTTCAACACGGTCGACTCCTTCGACACCCACGCCCGCATCCCCGAGCACTTCGCGGCCGTCGACGCCGCCGCCAGGGCATCCGGGCATGTCGCCCTGATCTCCACCGGCTGGGACCCGGGCCTGTTCTCCATGCTGCGGGTCCTGGGCGAGGCTGTTCTGCCCGACGGCGCCACCACCACGTTCTGGGGGCCCGGTGTCTCCCAGGGGCACTCCGATGCCCTGCGCCGTATCGACGGTGTCGTGGACGCCAAGCAGTACACCCGACCGGTGGAGGCGACCGTTGCCGCGGTCAAGGCCGGCGACGACGTCGAGCTGACCACCCGCTCCATGCACACGCGCGACTGCTACGTGGTGGCCGAGGATGGTGCCGACCTGGCCCGCATCCAGCGGGAGATCGTGGAGATGCCCAACTACTTCGCCGACTACGACACCACCGTCACCTTCGTCACCGCCGAGGAGCTGGCCACTGAGCACGCCGGCATCCCGCACGGCGGCTCCGTCATCCGCCGCGGGCACACCTCCGACGGCGTGGCCGAGACCATGAGCTTCGAGCTGCAGCTCGGCTCCAACCCGGAGTTCACCGGCTCGGTCGTGGCCGCCATGGGGCGCGCGGTGGCGAGGCTGGCCGCTCGCGGCGAGTCCGGAGCGCGCACCGTCTTCGACGTGACGCTCGCCGACCTGTCCGCCAAGACCCCCGAGGACCTGCGCGCCCATTACCTGTGA
- a CDS encoding glycosyltransferase family 2 protein, producing the protein MSRLTIAIPTFRRPEDLTRAVGGVLEQAGELVDGLSAEACDPEGDAAGATDTGRTAGETVSDVEVLVIDNDAQGSGREAALSAAATAGVPVRTPSEDRVEPGGVSVRYVVEERPGVAAVRNRALDETTERDLLIFIDDDEDPEPGWLAALVGMWATTGCQAVAGPVIPVYEVEPEEWVRQGEFFVRRSWPTGTIRPVAASNCLLLDLRFVRRAGLRFDEAFGATGGEDTLFTRQLCAAGGVIRWCDEARVRDHVPASRLTRPWILRRQRSHAATSVRVELVLAGGGAQPAIRARAAAGGLVRIVVGGLRTAGGTLIGNPRHAAKGARLLARGRGILAASTGGGVHREYDH; encoded by the coding sequence ATGAGCCGGCTGACGATCGCCATCCCCACCTTCCGGCGTCCTGAGGACCTCACGCGGGCCGTCGGCGGGGTCCTGGAGCAGGCCGGTGAGCTGGTCGATGGCCTGAGCGCCGAGGCCTGCGATCCTGAGGGCGACGCGGCGGGCGCGACGGACACGGGCAGGACTGCAGGCGAGACCGTCTCCGACGTCGAGGTCCTCGTCATCGACAACGACGCGCAGGGCTCCGGGCGCGAGGCCGCCCTCTCCGCCGCTGCCACCGCCGGGGTGCCGGTGCGCACCCCCTCGGAGGATCGGGTGGAGCCGGGAGGCGTGAGCGTGCGCTACGTCGTCGAGGAGCGGCCCGGTGTGGCGGCGGTGCGCAACCGCGCCCTTGATGAGACCACTGAGCGCGACCTGCTCATCTTCATCGACGACGACGAGGACCCCGAGCCCGGCTGGCTCGCCGCCCTCGTGGGGATGTGGGCCACGACCGGCTGCCAGGCGGTGGCCGGGCCCGTCATCCCGGTCTACGAGGTCGAGCCGGAGGAGTGGGTGCGCCAGGGGGAGTTCTTCGTGCGCAGGTCCTGGCCCACCGGCACGATCCGCCCGGTGGCGGCCTCCAACTGCCTGCTGCTGGATCTGAGGTTCGTGCGCCGGGCCGGGCTGCGCTTCGATGAGGCCTTCGGGGCCACCGGGGGAGAGGACACGCTCTTCACCCGCCAGCTGTGCGCCGCCGGCGGCGTCATCCGGTGGTGCGACGAGGCGCGCGTACGCGACCATGTCCCGGCCTCCCGGCTCACCCGCCCCTGGATCCTGCGCCGACAGCGGTCCCACGCCGCCACGTCGGTACGCGTCGAGCTGGTCCTGGCAGGAGGCGGGGCCCAGCCGGCCATTCGGGCCCGGGCCGCGGCCGGTGGTCTGGTGCGCATCGTCGTGGGCGGCCTGCGAACAGCCGGCGGAACGCTGATCGGCAACCCGAGGCACGCCGCCAAGGGGGCCCGGCTGCTGGCCCGCGGCCGCGGCATCCTGGCGGCCAGCACCGGCGGCGGCGTCCACCGCGAGTACGACCACTGA